In Nostoc piscinale CENA21, the genomic stretch TGACATGGGAGGAATCAATCGTCATGAGTGTGATTGTGGCTAAATGGACGATTGACGAATATCATCGCATGATTGAGGCTGGCATTTTAAGCGATCGCCAAGTTGAACTTTTGCAAGGAGAAATTGTCGAAATGTCACCAGAAAGCGAACCTCATGCTTATTCTAGTGATGAAGCGGGTGAATATCTAGCAAAGTTACTGGGTGAGAGAGCCTCAATTCGTGAAGCTAAACCAATTACCTTACCCAACAATTCCGAACCAGAACCAGATATTGCCATTGTTCAACGTTTGGGACGTGAATATCGACAACATCATCCATCTCCAGAAAATATTTTCTGGTTGATTGAATATGCTAACTCTAGTTTAGAAAAAGATTTAGGGATAAAAACTAAAATCTACGCTCAAGCAGGTATTTTAGAGTATTGGGTTGTGAATTTAAAAAAGCAAAATCTCATCATATTCCGAGAAATTCTTAATGGAGAATATACCTCACAACAAACATTAACGGTTGGTACAATTCAGCCACTAGCATTTCCCGATATTAATGTTGCAGTGGAGAAAATTATTAATAACTAACAATGGAAAACACACAACTTTGGTATATTGTCAAGCGTAAAGCCCAAAATTGCGAAATCGTCCCCAGCAATTTAGTTAGAGACGATGATCCAGAAATTATTGAAAAGTGGGGGACTTATGCTTCTCAAGAAGAAGCGATCGCCCACAGAGTTGGATTAATCAGGGCTGGTAAATGCCAACCCATCTAAAACCTTAATTTTTCTCCGCGCTAGTGATACCTTTGGCAGCAATCTGCTTACCTAAAATTTCTACACCTTTAGCATATTGTGGATCAGCCATAGTGGCTAGTTTGTCACGCTCATGCAACCATAAATCTTGCCGTTGAGCATCGGTCAAATCTACCTTCACATCGGGGTCAATACCGTGTTTATTAATATCTTTACCGCTAGGAGTGTGATATTTGGCAATTGTCACCGCTAATCCTGAGCCATCATCTAAGGGACGCACAGACTGTACCAATCCTTTACCAAAGGTTTGAGTACCTACCAAAACAGCCCGTTTATTGTCCTTTAAAGCTCCAGATAAAATTTCACTAGCACTAGCAGAACCTTTATCTACCAATATTACTAATGGTTTATTGGTGAGGGCGCGTCCATTGGCTACTTCTCTTTCTTGCTCACCTTGGCGGTCAATGGTAGAAACAATTGTGCCTTTATCTAGCCACATCCGGGCAATTTCGACACTAGAGAATAACAAGCCACCAGGGTTGCCACGCAAATCGAGAACATAGCCAGCAACCTTCTTCGACTCTAAATCTTTGATAGCATTTTGCATTTCTTTACCAGCATTAGCACTGAATTGATTCAGACGGATGTAGCCGATATTACCTGCTGGTGATTGTTTTTGCGAATAACGTACTGGATGAATTTCAATTCTGGCGCGTGTGATGTTGAACTGCTTGATAGCACCATTACGCTGAATTGTGAGTGTAACTTTAGTATTTGGTTCACCACGGATTAAGGATACAGCTTGGTTTGTATCCATACCCTGAGTACTTTTATTATTAATTTTCAGGATGATATCTTTGGCTAAGATTCCCGCCTTAAATGCTGGTGTATCTTCAATAGGCGCAATCACAACCAATTGTTTGGTTTTTTCATCCTGACTGATAGTAATACCGATACCTGTGAGTTCTCCAGAGGTATCAACCTGCATATTTTTGAACTCTTCCGGGTCCATAAACCGGGTGTAAGGATCACCAAGCTTCTTCAGCATTTCCCGGATAGATTTATAGGCTTCTTGCTGATTACTGTAGGACTTGTTCAGGTACTCCTTACGAACAGCCTGCCAATCTACTTGGTTAAAAGTGCCATCTACGTATTGGCGGTTAACAATTTGCCAAACTTCATCTACTGTTTCCTTGGGACTTGCTTTAAATAAAGCCTGACCACGCGAGTGAATGCCCAAGCTAGTAACAGCAATTGTGGAGAGTGTTACTGCCGTAGCACCCAAAACAAGCCTACTTTTTGTAATCACCATAATGACAGCTGTGTCAGAGGGAAAATAATAGTCAGTATGCCCAATCTAACACAGGTATTCTGCAAAGACCGGGTATGTATTTCTAATTTCATGAAAATACTTGACAATCCGGTGAAGTTGGGAAGTATAAAGTCTGAAGTATGAAGGATGAAGTATGAAATTGAGCTGCTACTATTCCTTGGTAGTGATGAGCTTCGCTTCTTGCAGAACAGCAACCCCAAGGGTTTTTATATAAATTCATACTTCACACTTCACATTTCATACTTCTTATGGATCTACCCAACGCCCATCAGCTTTAATCAAATTGATTAACTCTTCTACACCTCGGTCTTCTGGAACTTTTTTAATTTCCTCTCGCCCGCGATATAAAGAAATGTAACCAGGAGTTTTGCCCACATAGCCATAGTCAGCATCTGCCATTTCACCAGGGCCGTTGACAATACAACCCATCACAGCTATGTCTAACCCAGTTAAGTGTTTGGTGGCTTCCCGGACTTTATGTAGCACTTCTTCTAGGTTAAATAAGGTGCGTCCGCAGGAAGGACAGGCGACATATTCCACCATTGTTTTCCGCAATCCCAAAGCTTGCAAGATGCTATAGCAAACAGGAATCTCTTTTTCTGGTGGTTCTGTAAGAGAGACACGGATGGTATCACCAATACCATCTGCTAGTAAGGTGGCAATACCTGCGGTAGATTTGATTCTGCCGTATTCGCCATCACCTGCTTCTGTTACACCCAAGTGTAAAGGATAATCCATCCCTAATTCGTCCATCCGCTTGGCTAACAGACGATAGGCGGCTACCATGACAGGAACGCGAGAGGCTTTCATAGAAATCACTAAGTTGCGGAAATCTAATGATTCACAAATGCGAATGAATTCTAAAGCCGATTCCACCATTCCTTCTGGGGTGTCACCGTATGTAAATAGCATTCTTTCTGCCAGTGAACCATGATTTACCCCAATTCGCATCGCTTTACCTTGGTCGCGCAAGGAAACTACTAGAGGTTCTAGAGTTTCGCGGATTTTATCGCCAATTTCTTCAAATTCGGCTTGGGTATATTCTGTGCGGTTGGCGTTGGGTTTTTCAAACACATACAAGCCTGGATTAATCCGTACTTTCTCGATGTGTTTGGCAACTTCTAAAGCAATTTTCATACCATTGTGATGTACATCAGCCACAATAGGCACATCTTGGTAATTTTTAATGATTTTTTGCTTAATTTCTGCCAATGCTACAGCGTGAGCGAGGCTAGGCACTGTGACACGAACGATTTCGCAGCCAACTTCGTGCAAGCGACGAATTGCGGCGACAGAACCATCAATATCAAGAGTGTCTTCGTTAATCATTGACTGCACCACCACAGGGTGTCCGCCGCCGATGGTGACATTGCCTACCTTGACTGGGCGAGTTTTACGCCGTTTGATTGTAGTATCAAAGGTGGGTTGACTAGTTGTGGTGTTTGAGCTTGTAGGTGTAGGCAGAGTTTGCATAACTCATTCAGTAAATTTTTGTAGCTAAAATATTCAGACTAAACAATCCTGTCTCTCAGAGTGCCACAATGGGGGCTTTTTTTTGGCGATGAGATGGGAAAAAAGCAGATGTACGATCGCCATACCTCATCATATATAGCAGGTGATAGGTTACAGGTGATAGAGATAAAATTCGCTGATTTTCTATGTACTGGGGTTATACAATGAAAAGCGATCGCTGTGATGATGCGATCGCTCTTTATCTTTAACTATTTTAGTTCTGTGCTTAATTACTGCTTAAATAGCTGCCAAGCTATCAGTAATACCAGCAAAATCAGAAACAAATAAACAATTAGGTCGGTTTTATTATATTTAGCCTTGGTTGGGGTCTGAGGCTGATTGTTGTTAGCTTTGATATTATTTGTTTTTGGTCTTGGTTGTGGTGTGATTGGTTTCACAGGTATAACTTGTTCCGCCACTGGAAGATTATTGGTTTCTGGTTGTGGTGGTGTGACTGGTTCCACAGGTGCAACTTGTTCCGCCACTGGAAGATTATTGGTTTCTAGTTGTGGTGTGATTGGTTCCACAGGGGTGACTTGTTCCGCCACTGGAAGATTATTGGTTTCTGGCTGTGGTGTGACTGGTTCTACAGGTGTAACTTGTTCCGTCACTGGAAGATTATTGGTTTCTGGTTGTGGTTGCGGTGTGACTGGTTCAACTGGGGTAACTTGTTCCGCAATCGATTTGCTATCTTCAGGAGGAATAACTTCCAGTTTCCACTCATTACCGATACCTGTACCCCAAGTGGTGACACCTTGTTGAGAGTCTGGACGGTGTAAGTAATCACCTTTCCAAGATTTTAGCCTGATGGTGCGATCGCTTACCGACTCAACTTCCCACTCATTACCAACACCCGTACCCCAAGTGGTGACACCTTGTTCGGAATCTGGACGGTGTAAGTAATCACCTTTCCAAGATTTTTAGTCTGATGATGCGATCGCTTACCGACTCCACCAGCCACTCATTACCGATACCAGTTCCCCAAGTGGTGACACCTTGTTGAGAGTCTGGACGGTGTAAGTAATCACCTTTCCAAGATTGCAGCTTGATTTTGCTATTGTCTGGTAGATTTACTGCTGGTTCTACTGGTTTTACAGATTCAAGGTTGGGTGCGGGTGCAGGTTTGATGAGTAGTTCTTGTTGTTGCCAAATCGCACCGTTAACTGTACCGTGATTTGCGCGACTAGTCTTGTCGGCTACTACAGTACCAGAACATTCATTTAACTGCCAGTAGCCAACTAAACCCGCCTCATTTCCTGTAAGTCTACTGTGCAGATGCTGTTGAATTTCTGCTTGGCTACGAGTAATATTCCAAACACGCACTTCTGAAATTTGACCATCAAAGTAACCATCCTGCGGCCAATTACTTCTACCGATGTAATTTTGTGTCCGGTTAATAGTTGCTGGGAGTTGTAACTGTCCGCTTTGAATTAACTCACCATTTTTGTAAAGTTTCGCCATACCTGACTGATCAATTGTGGCAGCTAAGTGCATCCACTTGCCAGTTTCTAAAACTGCGGCGCTAGTAATTCGTCTTTCACCGGCGCTAGTTTTGACATCAATTGCTAGTTGATTAGTGGTTTCTGGATTGGCAAAAACCATATTATTACTGTTTACACCATTGCCAAAATCGATAATTCTTGACCAATATTTAAAGCTGTTGTAGCGTACCCATGCTTCTACACTAAAGCCCTGAGAATAATCAATATTTGCCGCAGGTAAAGATACATAATTATTTTGACCATTAAATTCTAAAACACACTGTCTAAGTGCAGTTGGAAATTCATAAAGTTCTTGAATATCTTTTTCAGATAATGCTCGATTATAAATCCGCACATCATCTATCATACCTTTGAAAAATTCAGTATGAGAGTTATGGGCTGCACCAATTTTTAAAGTTAAAGAATTGGTACTAACTGTCTCACTAAGATGTTGCCCTGAACCATCAAGATTCCCATCTAAATAAAAGGTTGATACACCTTTAGAAAAAACTACAGCTACGTGATGCCACTCGTTGAGAGAATAAGCAGTGTGGGCAGATACATTTTGTTTTCCGCCAGTGAGACGTAATCTTCTGCCAGTACTGCCATCGTAGGTATCAAAATTATAGCCATCGTTGACACCTGCTGTAGTTTTGTCAATTAGTCTGTAACCTTTTAATGAATTATCTTCTGGCTGGTTAATCCAGAGGGCAATAGTAAAGTTATCTGTAAGGTTGAGCAGGTCATTGTGGGGAATTTCGATATAGTCATCAATGCCATCAAATTGATAAGCACTGTTAGGATTACCAAATCTATCCTTGGTGAGTATTGCACCGTAAACAGATCCATGAAGTCCATTTCCACTGCTATCATCTGCATTGCCGTTAAATGGATAATGAGCGACTAAACCTTGTTTGAGTAGTTCTGTTGCTAATTCTTGAAACTCTGCACTACTCAAAATCCATGCGTCAGAATTGCTGACAATTTTGCTCAGTTTTTCAGCAGTTTGCATAATTATTTCCCTGTGTTGTTGATTGAAATGATCTGTTGAAGCTACGCAAAAAAGAAAGATAAGGGTTTGATGTAGAGTGAATGAGTATAGGGTTGTAGATGTTCAAAGCCCTTACCTTATATACTCTCAAGCCCTCACACCCTTACACCCATTCTTAATAGGCAAACTTTGTGCGTAAGTCCTGGAGATGTTTTGCAGTCCGATGCTTCAACAATGGGTTAAAATGGGGGAATTTCTAGTGAAAATTAACGATACTCATTTCCACTTCATCAAGATATCTACTTATTTACTGATCGTCCTACGTATAATTGCTGAAATCTCTGAAAATCTACTGAAAATAAGGACGTTATTATTACTATGAGTTAAATAGTTAAGATGAGTAATTAATATGCCTGAATGATTATCACCTACTAAAACTTGGTGGCTTGACTTCGCTAATTAAAAGTATAGATATTTTTCTATGAGGTAACAAAGTTACAGTTGAATGCGTATATGATCCTACCGAGTATCGTTTACCTTATGTACTAATTTTTCAGGATTGTCGTGATATCAGTTGGAGTGTGCATAGCCCAGAGGAAGTACATGAAGTAGAAGCTGACCTCATCGGCTTTTCTATCGGTACAGAATCTTATCAGCAAGCTGCTATTATCACTACAGAAATCTTTGAATTAACCATAATTTATGGCCGTTTTGTTATTCAGAAAAATTGGTAAACGCCGTTTTATTGAATAATCTAGTTGGCTTTGATAGACCATTTTTTGGTACATTCAAAATCAGCCTCTAAAGTTTTTACAAAAATGAAGAATAAAGATTTATCATTTCAAGCTTTGCGCGGAATAGCAATTATAGCAGTAGTTGCAATTCACGCATCTGGTATTAATAATGAGACTGAGCAGAATTATGGTTTATCCATGATTTTTAGGCAATTGGTTAATTTTGCCGTTCCTGTGTTTATTTTCATTTCTGGTTATTTTACACCCAGTTATGAGTTTACGAAACTATCAGATTATTTAGATTTTTATCAGAAAAGACTTAGCAGGATACTGATCCCTTATTTTTCATGGTGTATTTTAATAATTTTATTTTATAAGCATAATTATCAATGGAATTGGAGCAAAATTATTATAGATGTAATAACAGGTCAGATTTTAGTCCCTTATTACTTTATAATCGTTATTGTGCAGCTAATTTTGTTGACACCTTTAATGGTTACGTCTACAAAAAGCTTAGTTAAAAACTTTTTATGGTTATCACTGTCTCCTTTATCACTGCTAGGATTGTACTTTTTTCGCTTGTATCTTCATTATGATGTTCGATTTCCTTGGTACGCGCTTCCTTTTACTATATGGATTAGTTTTTATTATTTGGGCATTCTAGCAACTCAAAGTAAACTAACTATTAAAAATAAAAATTTCAGAAAAATTCTTTTAATTTATATAGGCTCTATACTTTTAGCTATACTTGAGGCATTTTATCTTTGGAGAGTTTGCAGTCTCACTACTTTTGCAGACTCCCAAATTAAGGCTTCATCCTTTTTCTCTTCATTTTCATTAATATTATTATTCTTGGTAATGCGAAAAAAAACTGATAATTGGCCAAGATTTTTAGTTATTATTGGTGAATTTTCTTTTGGTATCTACTTATTTCATATACCAGTACTTGATTTGATGAATAGAATAACTAATAAGTTTGGCTTTCAAAATTTTTGGATAGCACAATTATTGATAAATTCTTGCGGAGTGATAGCTTTATGCTGTCTTGTAATTGCTGCTGTAAGAAAAGTTACAAGTGTTCAGTTTTCGCAGAAATATTTAGGAATGTAGAAGGAAATAACCTGGCTAACCGGAGGCCTTATGATATCTTTGTCAACCTTTCATCTCTCAGAAGTATTGCAAAATCACAATGGCTTTTGATGAGGGACACCAACCGCGCGGGGAAATTGAGGCGGTGTGCTTGCTATCTTTCGCAAATATAAGCAGTGGCGGATGCTATTAGTTAGGGGAGTCGTGAATTGTTCAATTGCTGCAATTTCACCACCTAACTGTTTTACAGCATTTTTCAAAACTGTGGTTTCTTCTTCTGTCCAAGTACCTCGGTAAATTACAGCTAAACCACCTTTTTTAATTAATGGTAAGCTGTACTCTGCACATTCGGAAGCTGTACCGACGGCGCGAATCAGGGCAAGATCATAGGTTTGGCGGTGCTGAGTTTGTTGACCGATTTCTTCAACTCTGCCAACAAGAGTTTTGCAATTGCTGAGTTCTAATGTAGTTAGTACTTTATCGATAAAAGCAATTTTTTTGCGGGTGGAATCTAGCAGAGTAATTGTGCTGTTGGGTGCAATCATGCCTACGGGAACGCCGGGAAAACCTGCACCTGTGCCAATATCAATGACTGATGCACCTGTTTGGAGAGATGCAATAAATTGGTTGTTCAGCAAAGTTCCCCGTAAGGAATCCCAGAGATGTTTTTCCCAAAATTCTTGGGGTGCGGTGATGCGAGTTAAGTTTAATTGGCTATTACCTTCCAGAATCAATTCATAAAGTTGCTGGAATTGTGTCTGTTGCTGTGTAGTTGGTTGCCAATTGAGGGTTTGCTGCCAAATTTCTGCCATTTCTGGCAGCAAGGGAGTGGTGGAATTTGTCATTAGTTCAATGGTCAATGGTAAATAGTCAATAGTTATTGGTTCTTCTTTTCTTCCTTGTCTCCCTACACCCTGATTTTTGATTCATGCTGCTGGTTGGGGTTCTTTCACTTTACTACTAAGTGTCGCTGGATCAACTGATTGCAGTTCGCCGTGATTGAGTGTCCAACAACGATCCGCGATCGCTAACAAATCACCAGCATCATGTGTTACTACTAACAATGTCCAGTCTTGTTTGAGTTTCGCCAATAAGTTGACTAGTTGCTGGCGCATTGACCAATCTAACCCGGCTGTAGGTTCATCTAATAACAAGACGTTTGGCTGACGAATTAACTGCACTGCTAAAGCTAAACGCCGTTGCTGTCCTCCACTTAAAGCATAAGGTGCAGCAGATAGGGATAAATGCTCTAATCCCACTTCACTGAGGGCTTGCTTAACTCGTTCTGAACCTAACTCTGGATGTCCTAAACGCAATTCTTCTAAAATTGTCCCGCCGCAAAAGTGCCGTTCAGGAAACTGAAATACAATTCCCGCTAGTTGTTGTAGCTGTTCGGCGATGAGTTCTTGTTCTCGCCAAAACACTCCGCCAGAAGTGGGTTCGGCTAGTCCAGACAAGATTTCAAGTAAGGTGCTTTTCCCTGAACCACTAGGGCCAATAATTAAACCTAATTGCTGAGGCGGTAATTCCAGGTCAACTGACTTCAAAATCGCGGTTGGGCAAGCTGTGGGATG encodes the following:
- a CDS encoding Uma2 family endonuclease; protein product: MSVIVAKWTIDEYHRMIEAGILSDRQVELLQGEIVEMSPESEPHAYSSDEAGEYLAKLLGERASIREAKPITLPNNSEPEPDIAIVQRLGREYRQHHPSPENIFWLIEYANSSLEKDLGIKTKIYAQAGILEYWVVNLKKQNLIIFREILNGEYTSQQTLTVGTIQPLAFPDINVAVEKIINN
- the ctpC gene encoding carboxyl-terminal processing protease CtpC; the protein is MVITKSRLVLGATAVTLSTIAVTSLGIHSRGQALFKASPKETVDEVWQIVNRQYVDGTFNQVDWQAVRKEYLNKSYSNQQEAYKSIREMLKKLGDPYTRFMDPEEFKNMQVDTSGELTGIGITISQDEKTKQLVVIAPIEDTPAFKAGILAKDIILKINNKSTQGMDTNQAVSLIRGEPNTKVTLTIQRNGAIKQFNITRARIEIHPVRYSQKQSPAGNIGYIRLNQFSANAGKEMQNAIKDLESKKVAGYVLDLRGNPGGLLFSSVEIARMWLDKGTIVSTIDRQGEQEREVANGRALTNKPLVILVDKGSASASEILSGALKDNKRAVLVGTQTFGKGLVQSVRPLDDGSGLAVTIAKYHTPSGKDINKHGIDPDVKVDLTDAQRQDLWLHERDKLATMADPQYAKGVEILGKQIAAKGITSAEKN
- the ispG gene encoding (E)-4-hydroxy-3-methylbut-2-enyl-diphosphate synthase; the encoded protein is MQTLPTPTSSNTTTSQPTFDTTIKRRKTRPVKVGNVTIGGGHPVVVQSMINEDTLDIDGSVAAIRRLHEVGCEIVRVTVPSLAHAVALAEIKQKIIKNYQDVPIVADVHHNGMKIALEVAKHIEKVRINPGLYVFEKPNANRTEYTQAEFEEIGDKIRETLEPLVVSLRDQGKAMRIGVNHGSLAERMLFTYGDTPEGMVESALEFIRICESLDFRNLVISMKASRVPVMVAAYRLLAKRMDELGMDYPLHLGVTEAGDGEYGRIKSTAGIATLLADGIGDTIRVSLTEPPEKEIPVCYSILQALGLRKTMVEYVACPSCGRTLFNLEEVLHKVREATKHLTGLDIAVMGCIVNGPGEMADADYGYVGKTPGYISLYRGREEIKKVPEDRGVEELINLIKADGRWVDP
- a CDS encoding LamG domain-containing protein; amino-acid sequence: MQTAEKLSKIVSNSDAWILSSAEFQELATELLKQGLVAHYPFNGNADDSSGNGLHGSVYGAILTKDRFGNPNSAYQFDGIDDYIEIPHNDLLNLTDNFTIALWINQPEDNSLKGYRLIDKTTAGVNDGYNFDTYDGSTGRRLRLTGGKQNVSAHTAYSLNEWHHVAVVFSKGVSTFYLDGNLDGSGQHLSETVSTNSLTLKIGAAHNSHTEFFKGMIDDVRIYNRALSEKDIQELYEFPTALRQCVLEFNGQNNYVSLPAANIDYSQGFSVEAWVRYNSFKYWSRIIDFGNGVNSNNMVFANPETTNQLAIDVKTSAGERRITSAAVLETGKWMHLAATIDQSGMAKLYKNGELIQSGQLQLPATINRTQNYIGRSNWPQDGYFDGQISEVRVWNITRSQAEIQQHLHSRLTGNEAGLVGYWQLNECSGTVVADKTSRANHGTVNGAIWQQQELLIKPAPAPNLESVKPVEPAVNLPDNSKIKLQSWKGDYLHRPDSQQGVTTWGTGIGNEWLVESVSDRIIRLKILER
- a CDS encoding acyltransferase, translated to MALIDHFLVHSKSASKVFTKMKNKDLSFQALRGIAIIAVVAIHASGINNETEQNYGLSMIFRQLVNFAVPVFIFISGYFTPSYEFTKLSDYLDFYQKRLSRILIPYFSWCILIILFYKHNYQWNWSKIIIDVITGQILVPYYFIIVIVQLILLTPLMVTSTKSLVKNFLWLSLSPLSLLGLYFFRLYLHYDVRFPWYALPFTIWISFYYLGILATQSKLTIKNKNFRKILLIYIGSILLAILEAFYLWRVCSLTTFADSQIKASSFFSSFSLILLFLVMRKKTDNWPRFLVIIGEFSFGIYLFHIPVLDLMNRITNKFGFQNFWIAQLLINSCGVIALCCLVIAAVRKVTSVQFSQKYLGM
- the rsmG gene encoding 16S rRNA (guanine(527)-N(7))-methyltransferase RsmG, which codes for MTNSTTPLLPEMAEIWQQTLNWQPTTQQQTQFQQLYELILEGNSQLNLTRITAPQEFWEKHLWDSLRGTLLNNQFIASLQTGASVIDIGTGAGFPGVPVGMIAPNSTITLLDSTRKKIAFIDKVLTTLELSNCKTLVGRVEEIGQQTQHRQTYDLALIRAVGTASECAEYSLPLIKKGGLAVIYRGTWTEEETTVLKNAVKQLGGEIAAIEQFTTPLTNSIRHCLYLRKIASTPPQFPRAVGVPHQKPL
- a CDS encoding ABC transporter ATP-binding protein produces the protein MLYLRNLIYHPTACPTAILKSVDLELPPQQLGLIIGPSGSGKSTLLEILSGLAEPTSGGVFWREQELIAEQLQQLAGIVFQFPERHFCGGTILEELRLGHPELGSERVKQALSEVGLEHLSLSAAPYALSGGQQRRLALAVQLIRQPNVLLLDEPTAGLDWSMRQQLVNLLAKLKQDWTLLVVTHDAGDLLAIADRCWTLNHGELQSVDPATLSSKVKEPQPAA